Part of the Vigna radiata var. radiata cultivar VC1973A chromosome 11, Vradiata_ver6, whole genome shotgun sequence genome is shown below.
AAGTAGAGGCTTTGTGAGTATGTCAACAAGTTGATCATCAGTAGACACAAAGGAAACCCGAAACTTGTCTTTTTGGACAttttcacgaacaaaatgaTAGGCTAAGGCTATATGTTTCATCCGAGAGTGAAAAACAGGATTAACACTCAGAGTTGTGGCACCAAGATTGTCACAATAAATAACTGGATTGGTTGTGGGCATGTGACCAAGTTCAGTGAACAAGGATAGGACCCATAAAAGTTCACTGGTTGTGTCAGCCAAAGGCTTTGTATTATGCTTCAGTTGAGGAACGAGCAACAGAGCGTTGTTTTCGGGAGCTCCAAGAGATGAGAGTGCTACCAAGATACAGCAAATAACCAGTGGTAGAGATATGATCATCCTTATCACCCGCCCAATCTGCATCGGAGTAAGCATGAAATGTTAGTCGAGCAGTTGCCGAGATGAAGATACCTTTGTTGCAAGAGCCTGCCAAATAACGGAGCACTCGTTTGAGGGCAGACCAATGCGTCGTTCTGGGGTGTTGCATGAACTGCGCAAGTTTGTTGGTGCTGAAGGCAATGTCCGGGCGAGTAAGACTTAAGTATTGAAGACTTCCCACGAGTGCACGATACTCAGTTGGGCAAGGTAGGAGATCACCTGAATCCTTGAGTAATTGAGTACTGGCGGACAAGGGAGTGGATGCTGGTTTGGTGTTAGCCATGCCTAATTTATGGAGAAGATCAGTGATGTATTTCCTTTGTGAAAGAAATAGTCTTGTAGCGGAAGGGATTACTTCGACGCCCAAGAAATagttaagacaaccaaggtctttcagtgaaaattgagCAGCAAGGGTAAATATAAGGTTGGACAACTCTGTAGAGGAACTCCCAGTAACAatgatgtcatcaacatatactagcAAATATAGTGTGGAACCTGATTTTTGGTGGATGAAGAGAGATGCATCTGTAGTTGAATTGACAAAGCCAAGATAGAGTAGAAACACTCGAAGCTCTGTATACCAGGCTCGAGGTGCTTGCTTTAGCCCATAGAGTGCCTTTTTGAGGCGGCAAACATGATCAGGGAAACTTTTGTTGACAAAACCAGGGGGCTGGAGCATGAAAACTTCCTCTTTGAGCGTCCCTTGAAGAAATGCATTGTTGGCATCAAGTTGGCGAATGGACCATCCTTGACGAACTACAAGAGTGAGGACAATGCGAATGGTGACCAGTTTAACTACCGGACTGAATGTCTCTGTATAGTCCCAACCAGGGCGTTGGTGAAAACCTTTGGCGACTAGGCAAGCCTTGTACCGATCAATCGAGCCATCCAGGTGTCTTTTGATTCGAAAAACCCATTTGCAGCCAACCAAATTTTGAGTAGAGGACCGACTGACAAGTTCCCAAGTGTTGTTGTGGTGTAAGGCGTCAAACTCAGCTTGCATGGTTGAGCGCCAATCAGGGTCACGAAGAGCTTGGGTGATGGTGCTGGGCTCAAGTGGAGAAGAGGGTTAGACATGGAGGTTGAGCTTCTTGATGGGTTTGACAATGTTGTTTTTGGACCGGGTGATGATGCCTCCTCCATCGGTTTGAGGTATCCTGTTAGGGTTAACACTGGGTTGGGATGATGGCATGGAACATTGTGAGGATGGAGGTGATGAGGGGGATTCAGAGTGTTTAGTGGAGGGTTGGGTCGAAGTAGGGGAGTTAGggaaagatgaagatgaaggggCAGCCGAGATTTCCTCTAGTGGGTTGAGAGTGGTACTGACCATTGGTTGGTTTATTGGATGGAGTATGGAAAGCTGAAGTGTGCCTTGTTGTTGCTCTACACTCGGACTGGCTTGAAGTGCTAGAGAGCTATACGGGAATTCAGATTCAACGAACTTGACATGACGAGAGGCGTAGATCCTTCCTGTGGTTGGATCGAGACATAAGTATGCATGTTGATCCGCCGAGTAACCTACAAAAACACACATAATAGACTTTGGTGCAAGTTTATGGTTAGCATATGGTTTAATCCAGGGAAAACACAAACAACCAAAACACTTTAACTTATGATAATCCGGGTTAATTTTGAGTAATTTGGAATAAGGTGACTGGTACCCAAGAATTGGTGTTGGGAGACGATTTATGAGATAGGCGGCTGTTGTCATGGCGTAAGGCCAATATGTGAGGGGCAAACCTGAGTGGTGGAGAAGAGAGAGACCAGTTTTGGCAATGTGCCGAATCCGGCGTTCGAAAATTCCATTGTGTTTAGGTGTATGAGGTGGGATGATGTGATGACTTATTCCATGAGTGCTTAAAAACGGACGAAGACCAATATATTCACCACCATTATTCGTGTAAAGAATTTTGATGTTGCAATGAAAGAAATTTTCAACAAGCGATTTAAATTTGGGAGACAGAGTTTGCACATCAGATTTACGTTTTATCGGATATAGTCAAATATAACGAGTAAAATGATCAACAGACATGCAATAGTAGCGAAGACCATCAATGGATAAAACATGAGAAGTCCATACATCAGAGAAAATTATTTCCAAAGGATAAGATGATTTAAGAGTGGATTCATTGAAAGAAAGTTTAtgacttttattaatttgacaTGAGTTGCAATGTGATTGCTAGAATTTATTTGAACCCAAAGAATAATGTTGCTGAATAAATGTGAAGATAGAAGAGGAGGGATGCCCAAGTCTATGGTGCCATGAAGCAGAGGAGTTTGTGCGGACAGAGTGGATTGACGGAGAGTTGGTTGGCCAGAGATAGAGTCCATCCACACATGAGCCATTATGGATTATTTGACCTGTCTGCAAGTTCTTAACATAAAAAGAGTTTGGCAAGAAAACAACAATAGAGTTAGTTTGTTTGGTGAGTTGAGAGACAAAAAGGATTTTTTGTTGCATGGAAGGAAGACACAAAGTGTGGGAGAGAGACAAATCATTAAGTAAAAGTGTTCCAAAATGAGTGATGTTTAAACCTGAACCGTTGCCCATAAACAATGAGTCTGGACCCGTGTACGGATGATGAAGCGCTAGATTGTCAAGATCATTGGTGACGTGATGCGTCGGTCCACTATcaaccaaaaaattattttgagaagAGCCAGTGGTTGCAGTATGAACCTGCAACCTGTCTAGGGTTAGTAGAGGAGGAACGAGGAGGCATCGGGACACCAGGGTGTTGCTGCTTGAAGGTGTGACACTGAGACAAAACATGGCCCTTGACATTGCACCATTGACACCGACCAAAAACGGTTTGTGATTTCCAGGGCGTGAGGATGATGATACAGAAAATTGCCTAGATCGAGTTTTATCATAATGGTTGGGTCGAGTCTGTGCATTCAAGGCTGTCATGGGAGTAGGAAGCTGTCGTTGAGAAGCAACAAGGGAGAGTTCTTGAATGAGAAGCTTCTCGAGGAGGTCATAAAAAAGAATGGGAGTGTCCCTTGCATTGACGCTGTCAATGACAGCTCTATAACCATTGTCGAGGCCACGCAAGACATGGTCAGTCATGTCTTCAACGGAGACAGGAGAGCCAAGTGAGGCAAGGAGATCTGCAGTTTGCTTCAAAGAATGCATGTAGGTGGTGATGGACTAGGTACCTTTGGACGTCGTGTGGAGACGCTCCTTTAACTGCTTGAGGTGGCTACTAGATGCCTTGGCATAGGTGCATTGGAGAAGAGTCCAAAGATCATGTGATGTTGTTGTTTGAGACAACAGGGATGCCACTTCAGGGGAGAGAGTGGTGAGGAGAGAACCGTATATAAGACGGTCTTGTCGACGCTAGGTTTGATAAGCAGGATTCGGAGTTGGGGGTACACCGATGGTGGAGATCGTCATCGGTGGCGCAGGAAAGGATCCATCTGGATATTTGAGAAGATCATAGCCATCAAGAAGAGCTTCAACTTGAAGTTTCCAAGTGAGGTAATTTGAGGGTAGAAGCTTGGTGACACTGCTAAGGGTGATGCAAGTGAATGGTTTTGATGGTTCATGAGGGTTGCTAATAGATGAAGAGTTGTTGTTGGCCATGGGaggcaaaaaaataaaaaagaaagagcgACGTCCTgtgttgaggaaaaaaaaacaaaaaaaaaaacgaagaggATCGTTTTAGGCTAATACCATATTGaaagtatttgaaatgaattgatttgatcattggattacaatagtataaatatacaaattgataatccaatttgaaagagttaaaaggaaataaactccaccaatttaatatcaattattgtaatattaatcataaaattgatattttaatatcaattattataatataccaatcataataaatgatatttaacactgacaattaaattaaataaaaggaaagtaaatatacaaaaattagttaataaaaactaatttttacaatttaaaactaattattataattgatagaACTTTCCTTTTTGGGAAGGGGGAGTGTTGTAAAAATGGagatttcttttggtttgtatcCAAAGGAGTGGATTTTTGGTTTAAGCAATACTAATATGACTGAAGACAACAAGTGTGTTTTATTAGAAAGTGAAATTCAAGTATAATTcaattcttatatattataatgtgaTACAAGAAGGTCTAGCCTcataggacctatcacaagaggaatggccaaaaagcttcaagaagaATATTCTCCAAAAGGTCAAGTACTCTTTGCTATCTTTGGATggaaaattggagatcaagAAGATGTTCCAAATTTGCCAAAACATAGAGAAGGGTAAAATGGACATTTCTACACAAGGAGGGGTGTGCTTATCCTTCTATGGGGCGTCATTAGTAATTGATTTTTCCACCACATGTAAAACTCATTTGTCACGTGCTTcataaggctttctagaagccaagcACCTTTAGCACATGTTGATTAATTGGATCTGAGTATTTTCTTTGTTGAGGCCGAGAGGTTCACCTATAAAACCTCTTGGCATAGCTTGTATGAATACTTTTGGATGATAGTAAGAAATCTCTGCTCAAATGCATTGCCAATTTCTCCTTTCCAAGAGTCACTCCATGCTTTGCTTCCTCCCCTACAACTTCCTTCCATGTGTGAGGGCCTTCTGAGTTGTAGCCACACCATACAAAGCTTCCACCATTCCATTATTCCATTGTAAATCACTCTCTTCCGCTGCCATAAACCAAACACCTTCATTACAACTCCTTCTCTGTTGCCAGTCTCGAAATCCTCCCTGGAACAGCTTCTGCCGAAACTCGTTCACCTGATTCTGGTTGCATTCTGGCGTCTCCAAGCATCACTCATCATGGATCTGAAGAAGTACATCTAGAGTGGATGTATCATAATGTGACTCATGACAACAATTTTTCACCtaatattcaaagaaaattttctcaaagaaaacttttgataatataattcaagtgaaattattaacaaaatttctctTTAgtgacaaaaacaaaatttcactttagtgacaaaattttactttagccatttaaatttaactaattttagcATTGCAAAAATTATtctattctcattttttttttcaatataggATCTCCTTAATTTTCTTCGGTTTGTATATAAGAAAATACATTTCTATTAAgtgaattttcaaattataataattattcacattattatttgatacaaattgaacaataataacaaaattataaaaatattaattttaatatactttgAAAAGTATATAgcatataattttgatttgggtaaacaacatatgaaatgactttaaattaatgttttttaattataatcgATGAAAAATTAATCTCACACTTATGATCCAACATACATAAAAGGTAgatttaaatctctttttggtccctaagttataagcggatgtttagtttagttcccgtttttaaaaatgtaaatctttggtccgtaagttataaaaaatgtatcaaatgagtcattttttgacttgaaatactgtttttggttgtttcttaacaactgctgcATCTTTaaattgctctgatttgtttcttaataataacatcattgttctttgtactttgaccatgaacatcaaaaaaggactcatttgatacattttttataacttaggaatcaaatgtttacatttttaaaaacggagactaaactgaacatccgctcataacttagggaccaaaaagagatttaaacctaaccggtaaatatatattatgtttatagtTCGTTGAATGTGTTGATTCATTAACCGTGAATAGGTAATTTCTGTTGACCCGCCctattaaataatcattatgCTAAAATTAGCATCATCTCAATATCAAGTTTTGGACCATGTTGCCGCAAATTAACATTTAGCTAAAATTAAACGTATAAAATGTAATTCATATTCATATATTCGCTAATTTTTCAGTGCAAAACAAAGAGTTTTTATTATGCAGAAAGTGAAACTTTTGTTTGTCTCTATATAAAACAGAATTTTGATTATATAACATATAATGTGCTGGCGTATTCTATCATTCTTTCCATGTTGAAGTTTAATATAGATATGCATTTGTTTTGTTCCACGTTACCTTTTCCATTGTGTGGAAGCATATTTTTTTGTACAATTATACACTTGGAGTTTTGCAACTAGGTCAATATATTTGTtgctataaatatttaaaaatttattgagtGATTATTTTTCATTGGAAAAGTTATCACgcaaagttaaatatatttgtaatatttaaatttggacgtgacattaaaatttaattaaaattctaatatattttgGGTTTTAAAAAGACAGTCTCTATTCGTTTTTATGTTTCGCGTACTAActtttaacataaaaacaaatttagtttcaaattttaaaaactaaaacatatttaacctttaaaaaatgtatataagttaaaatatgttcaaatttaatattattgaaaaatctATTTAATGACTTTCAGAGATGCAAGAAAATTTAAGTttgaaatttaaacttaaattacttAACACTTCAAGATATTGACTAAGGCATAAACAGGTAAAATTCTTGATTAAGTCTCTTGAAACAAAACTCTCAAAATTTGTTTAGTATCAATAtatatctattaaattaattgtaaaattatgtttgagaataaaatttaaataaaatattttgagtgATGATTATCAAGATAATGAGCAAAATCCATTGTACAAAGAACATTCGACAAATTGGCAATGCAGATCATGCGGAGAAGAAGCGTGAAGATCATACcttaaaaagaagaagcaacAAATGAACCCTTGAGGAGAAGATGCAACAAAAGAACCCAAAGCATAGTGAAATGATATCAGAGAGAAAAagtaagataaaagaaagatgcGTCTCAGAGAAGAATCTAGAAAATTGTAatgtattgaaaatgtaataatGTGTGTAAAGAGTCAACCAAAAGAGggaaataaaaagggaaaaaacgGGGAAGGAAAAATATGGGTTGGGCTGCAATGTGCAGGCCCAATATAATAGTATCATCTCCCCTCAAGCTGGGAGTACATGTTAGTCATTCCCAGCTTGGAATAAAGATACT
Proteins encoded:
- the LOC111240603 gene encoding uncharacterized protein LOC111240603 encodes the protein MQAEFDALHHNNTWELVSRSSTQNLVGCKWVFRIKRHLDGSIDRYKACLVAKGFHQRPGWDYTETFSPVVKLVTIRIVLTLVVRQGWSIRQLDANNAFLQGTLKEEVFMLQPPGFVNKSFPDHVCRLKKALYGLKQAPRAWYTELRVFLLYLGFVNSTTDASLFIHQKSGSTLYLLVYVDDIIVTGSSSTELSNLIFTLAAQFSLKDLGCLNYFLGVEVIPSATRLFLSQRKYITDLLHKLGMANTKPASTPLSASTQLLKDSGDLLPCPTEYRALVGSLQYLSLTRPDIAFSTNKLAQFMQHPRTTHWSALKRVLRYLAGSCNKGIFISATARLTFHAYSDADWAGDKDDHISTTGYLLYLGSTLISWSSRKQRSVARSSTEA